The proteins below are encoded in one region of Prevotella melaninogenica ATCC 25845:
- a CDS encoding helicase-related protein, whose translation MSNFIASNIIKQQDIYMARIYDNIKTKFTEGLQGIITNVGVKRVDFCVGYFNLRGWNLVVDQMDTLTGNYVYENDKHTFRKCRLLIGMHRPTEELIRQLYTDQPLPDANYVSQCKLEIARDFRRQLQLGFPTKQDEFTLRRLSAQMKEEKVCVKLYLREPLHAKLYLAYRPDDNFNKIQAIMGSSNLTYSGLTKQGELNAEFGDSDSAEKLAYWFDERWEDKFCLDITKELIEIIDNSWAGDKDIPPYYIYLKTAYHLSEEARSGIKEFTIPAEFKNCLFDFQQTAVKIAARHLNNEKRGGAMIGDVVGLGKTITACAIAKMYENTFGSNTLIICPANLQDMWEKYRKQYDMKADIMSMAKPIDVDNARYYKLIIVDESHNLRNSQGVRYRNIKDLIQKQDCKVLLLTATPYNKQYKDLSSQLRLFIDDDTDLGIRPEAYIRSIGGERKFAEKHEDFIRSIKAFERSEFQEDWQELMKLFLIRRTRTFIKENYAKTDSKNGRKYLEFKDGHKSYFPDRIPKAIKFQTTEGDQYSRLYSEEMVSLMESLKLPRYGLIHYLDEKKAETASKYEGNLIDNLSRAGERMMGFCKSTFFKRVDSSGYAFLLTLYRHILRNAVYLYAIDNKLKLPVSDENTFPEDFIEDADINKITADSDDNKEFLSNKSLLTIPKKMKDYMERAETYYNSLIGKNNVQWIDSKYFKRTLKQGLKKDCDQLIAMINLCDDWNPQTDQKLNELEKLLSNTHKDDKIIIFTQYSDTAAYVYKQLQKRGIKNIEKVTGDTKNPTAIVERFSPISNRADITKENELRILIATDVLSEGQNLQDAHIIINYDLPWAIIRLIQRAGRVDRIDQSSEQIYCYSFFPADKVEEIIRLRTRLNERINENAGIVGSDEVFFEGNEQNLRDMYNENSSSLDEDEDDIEVDLGSQAYQIWKNATDANPDLKRIIPAIPNIAYSTKAANNINEDGVITYARTYNDFDVLTWYNSKGDIVSQSQKRILQTMACTIKEPCLPAQDVHLSLVEKAVKSIKNENTNVGGILGSRFSTKRKIYELLNHYYEQPLNLFNTQEKKDILKFAIDQVYNYPLLENSKFILGRMMRTGNTHDDIVDTVIEMYENANLCRVDEDKIKHKDPVIICSMGLKA comes from the coding sequence ATGAGTAATTTTATAGCGTCAAATATCATCAAACAACAAGACATCTATATGGCACGCATATACGATAATATAAAAACAAAATTTACAGAAGGGCTACAAGGTATCATTACCAATGTTGGAGTAAAACGAGTAGACTTCTGCGTAGGATACTTCAACCTACGCGGTTGGAATCTTGTCGTTGACCAAATGGATACACTTACAGGTAACTATGTTTATGAGAATGATAAACATACATTTCGTAAATGTAGGTTATTAATAGGTATGCATCGCCCAACAGAGGAATTAATACGTCAATTGTATACAGACCAACCTTTGCCAGATGCAAATTATGTCAGTCAATGTAAATTGGAAATTGCCCGTGATTTTAGACGCCAATTACAATTAGGCTTCCCTACAAAACAGGATGAGTTTACACTTCGACGTCTTTCTGCACAAATGAAAGAGGAAAAAGTATGTGTTAAATTATATCTACGCGAACCACTTCATGCAAAGCTATATCTTGCTTATCGCCCTGACGATAATTTTAACAAGATTCAAGCTATAATGGGTAGTAGTAACCTCACTTATTCAGGATTAACCAAACAAGGAGAGTTGAATGCTGAATTTGGAGATAGTGATAGTGCTGAAAAATTAGCATATTGGTTTGATGAACGTTGGGAAGATAAGTTTTGTCTTGACATAACTAAAGAGTTAATAGAAATTATTGATAATAGCTGGGCTGGTGATAAAGACATTCCACCTTACTACATCTATCTCAAAACAGCATATCACTTAAGTGAAGAAGCACGTTCGGGAATTAAAGAGTTTACGATTCCTGCAGAATTTAAGAATTGCCTTTTTGACTTTCAACAGACAGCTGTTAAGATTGCAGCCCGCCATCTTAACAATGAGAAACGCGGTGGAGCAATGATAGGAGATGTCGTTGGATTAGGAAAAACCATAACAGCTTGTGCTATTGCAAAGATGTATGAAAACACCTTTGGTAGTAATACGTTGATTATTTGTCCTGCCAACTTACAAGATATGTGGGAAAAATACCGCAAGCAATATGACATGAAGGCAGATATTATGTCTATGGCAAAACCCATCGACGTTGATAATGCTCGCTATTACAAGCTTATTATTGTGGATGAAAGTCATAACCTACGTAACAGCCAAGGTGTACGCTACCGTAATATAAAAGACCTTATTCAGAAACAAGATTGTAAGGTATTACTATTGACTGCAACTCCTTACAATAAACAATACAAAGACCTTAGCAGTCAGCTACGCCTCTTTATCGATGACGATACAGACTTAGGCATTCGACCTGAAGCTTATATTCGCTCTATCGGGGGTGAGCGGAAATTTGCAGAAAAGCACGAAGACTTTATTAGAAGTATCAAAGCGTTTGAACGTAGCGAATTTCAAGAAGATTGGCAAGAGCTGATGAAACTTTTTTTAATTCGCCGTACACGTACATTCATTAAAGAGAATTATGCTAAAACAGATTCTAAGAATGGACGGAAATATCTGGAATTCAAAGACGGACATAAGTCTTATTTCCCAGACCGTATTCCTAAGGCTATCAAGTTTCAGACTACAGAAGGCGACCAATATAGTCGGCTCTATTCAGAGGAAATGGTATCTCTTATGGAATCACTAAAATTACCTCGTTATGGTCTGATACATTATTTAGATGAAAAGAAAGCAGAAACAGCTTCTAAATATGAAGGCAACTTGATTGATAATCTTTCACGCGCAGGTGAACGAATGATGGGTTTCTGTAAGAGCACCTTCTTCAAACGTGTGGATAGCAGTGGTTATGCTTTCCTATTGACTCTGTATCGCCATATCCTACGCAATGCAGTGTATCTCTATGCCATTGACAATAAACTAAAATTACCTGTTAGTGACGAGAATACATTCCCTGAGGATTTTATTGAAGATGCCGATATCAACAAAATTACTGCCGATTCAGATGATAATAAAGAGTTTCTTTCAAATAAAAGTCTTCTGACTATTCCTAAAAAAATGAAGGACTACATGGAAAGAGCTGAAACATATTACAATAGTCTGATAGGAAAGAACAATGTACAATGGATTGACTCTAAATACTTCAAACGCACACTAAAACAAGGGTTAAAAAAGGACTGTGACCAACTCATTGCAATGATTAATCTATGTGATGATTGGAATCCACAGACTGACCAGAAACTCAACGAATTAGAAAAGCTATTAAGTAATACTCACAAAGATGATAAAATAATCATATTCACTCAATACTCTGACACAGCTGCGTATGTGTACAAGCAGCTACAAAAGAGAGGAATCAAGAATATTGAGAAAGTAACCGGTGATACGAAGAATCCAACCGCTATTGTCGAACGCTTTTCACCAATCAGTAACAGAGCAGATATAACAAAAGAGAACGAACTACGCATACTGATAGCAACTGACGTGTTGAGTGAAGGACAGAATCTCCAAGATGCTCATATCATCATCAACTATGATTTACCATGGGCTATCATTCGACTCATCCAACGTGCAGGACGTGTTGACCGTATTGACCAGAGTTCTGAGCAAATCTATTGTTATTCTTTCTTCCCTGCCGACAAAGTAGAGGAAATTATTCGCTTACGCACACGCCTTAACGAACGAATTAACGAAAATGCAGGTATCGTAGGTAGTGACGAGGTCTTCTTTGAAGGCAACGAACAGAACCTACGTGATATGTATAATGAGAATAGTAGTAGCTTAGACGAAGATGAAGATGATATAGAGGTCGACCTTGGCTCACAAGCTTATCAGATATGGAAAAATGCAACTGATGCCAACCCTGACTTAAAACGTATTATTCCAGCTATACCAAACATCGCTTATTCTACAAAGGCTGCAAATAATATAAACGAGGATGGTGTTATTACCTACGCCCGCACTTATAATGACTTTGACGTACTTACGTGGTATAATTCCAAAGGAGATATTGTTAGTCAGTCGCAAAAGCGTATCCTACAAACAATGGCATGCACCATTAAAGAGCCTTGTCTACCTGCACAGGATGTTCATCTGTCATTGGTTGAGAAAGCGGTAAAAAGTATTAAGAACGAGAACACTAATGTTGGAGGTATCCTTGGTAGTCGATTCAGCACTAAGCGTAAAATCTATGAGTTGCTAAATCACTATTATGAGCAGCCTTTAAATCTTTTTAATACACAAGAGAAGAAAGATATATTAAAGTTTGCTATCGACCAAGTATACAACTACCCGTTATTGGAAAACTCTAAATTTATCCTTGGTAGAATGATGCGTACAGGCAATACACATGACGATATTGTCGATACAGTCATTGAAATGTATGAGAATGCAAACCTTTGTCGTGTAGACGAAGATAAAATTAAACATAAAGACCCTGTTATCATCTGTTCCATGGGACTAAAAGCCTAA
- a CDS encoding Eco57I restriction-modification methylase domain-containing protein — MKRNIFNQYITASDFKGLFVSEMLWNNPTGATQLPEINIDNTTFHIEQIAERKGFQILHCQVEQIPSSAICKKIDHKIRKNAENYICIFILPETLHHLWIAPVKKVEKRDVVLIEYDSLDKAAFLFEKMESLSFSLDDNLTILDIIEKVQSAFLINSEKITKDFYAGFKKEHSNFAKFITGIDDHIDEKENKNKQWYASVMLNRLMFCYFIQKKEFLDGDVDYLRHKLEWTRNQEGEDRFFNKFYKGFLVNLFHDGLNTPKHNHEFEKIYGRIPYLNGGMFDVHQIEREYANLDIADEAFISLFDFFDKWHWHLDDRMTASGRDINPDVLGYIFEQYINDRAQMGAYYTKEDITEYIGRNTIVPYLMDAVKRKNEKHFRANSELWLYLKESGDKYIFDAMKKGVDQTIPEEIATGLDTTKPNLLERRCHWNERTSEAFALPTEIWRETIERLQRYNNIKEKITKGEITNINDFITYNLNIRQFVTDYLANTQDHLFVKHFYHALQHVTILDPTCGSGAFLFAALNILEPLYEVCINRMQEFNAKNPLLFKQELQEIEHKYRSNIQYFIYKSIILRNLYGVDIMVEATEIAKLRLFLKMVAVVEVDKRNPNLGLDPLPDIDFNIRCGNTLVGYATQEELERDLIEGDMYAREEFKEKVNDEMDKVSRTYEIFKNVQLHQAEDMAAFKKAKGELYQRLNTLNDLLNHKMYGAVESTKGYNAWYQSHQPFHWLAEFYEIINEHGGFDVIIGNPPYVEYNKKVKGVAVSDLYKLVGYKTLSCGNLYAYVLERSKNIMRQEGYISMIVPLSGHSTERMAPLVTNFYEKFGLHLHLNLSADANPQKLFEGVKFRLVIFTATNNGVGKYSTKYTRWLADERKNLFNALVRYNSIEDYTYQNIIPKIASPLFISIARKIKEEKVQYFVGIGNEQCLYHNAPVNWIRSHTFVPYFCSDRDGEGITTQLKSVSFDNTKQVKVGSCILNSSLFFIWWITNSDCYHLNKPEIVNFRYQYDKGIEKAICSVADRLAIDMKKKCIRRIYNYKTTGRVEYDEFYMKLSKPIINEIDKLLASHYGFTEEELDFIINYDIKYRMGDELNEE, encoded by the coding sequence ATGAAAAGAAATATTTTTAATCAGTATATAACTGCATCAGACTTTAAAGGATTGTTCGTCAGCGAAATGCTTTGGAACAATCCTACAGGTGCCACACAATTACCTGAGATAAATATAGACAACACAACCTTTCACATAGAGCAGATTGCTGAACGAAAGGGCTTTCAAATCTTGCATTGCCAAGTCGAACAAATACCATCATCTGCCATCTGCAAGAAGATTGACCATAAAATTCGCAAAAATGCAGAGAACTATATTTGTATCTTCATACTGCCAGAAACGCTCCATCATCTATGGATTGCTCCAGTAAAGAAAGTAGAGAAAAGAGATGTTGTCTTAATTGAGTATGACTCGCTTGATAAAGCAGCTTTCTTATTTGAAAAGATGGAAAGCCTCTCGTTCTCGCTTGATGATAACCTTACAATCCTCGACATCATAGAAAAGGTACAGTCTGCCTTCCTCATTAATTCAGAGAAAATAACAAAAGACTTCTATGCTGGATTTAAAAAAGAGCATAGCAACTTTGCTAAATTTATTACTGGCATTGATGACCATATTGATGAAAAGGAGAATAAGAATAAACAGTGGTATGCTTCTGTCATGCTCAACCGATTGATGTTCTGCTACTTCATTCAGAAGAAAGAGTTTCTCGATGGCGACGTGGATTATCTGCGTCATAAATTAGAGTGGACTCGCAATCAGGAAGGAGAAGACCGCTTCTTTAATAAATTCTATAAGGGCTTCCTTGTCAATCTTTTCCACGATGGACTTAACACTCCTAAACACAATCATGAATTTGAAAAGATTTATGGACGCATCCCTTATCTGAATGGCGGAATGTTTGATGTGCACCAAATAGAAAGAGAATATGCTAATTTAGATATTGCTGATGAGGCTTTTATCAGTCTCTTCGACTTCTTTGATAAATGGCATTGGCATTTAGACGATCGTATGACAGCCTCTGGACGTGATATCAATCCTGATGTCTTAGGATATATTTTTGAACAATATATCAACGATCGCGCTCAAATGGGAGCTTACTACACAAAGGAGGATATTACTGAATATATCGGGCGTAACACTATTGTTCCATACCTAATGGACGCTGTGAAACGTAAAAACGAAAAGCATTTCCGTGCAAACAGCGAACTATGGCTGTATCTGAAAGAGAGCGGTGATAAGTATATCTTCGATGCTATGAAGAAAGGAGTTGACCAAACTATTCCTGAGGAAATAGCAACAGGACTTGACACCACAAAGCCGAACCTTCTGGAACGTCGTTGCCATTGGAACGAGCGCACATCTGAAGCATTTGCTCTGCCTACAGAGATTTGGCGTGAGACCATTGAGCGACTACAACGTTACAACAACATTAAAGAGAAAATCACAAAGGGAGAAATCACTAACATCAATGACTTTATCACTTACAACCTCAACATACGGCAGTTTGTAACTGATTATCTTGCAAACACACAAGATCATCTGTTTGTAAAGCATTTCTATCATGCATTGCAGCATGTTACAATACTCGACCCTACCTGCGGATCGGGGGCTTTCCTCTTTGCTGCGCTCAACATCCTTGAGCCGCTCTATGAGGTGTGCATCAATCGTATGCAGGAATTCAATGCAAAGAACCCTCTACTCTTCAAACAAGAGCTACAGGAGATTGAACATAAATATCGTTCTAACATACAATACTTCATCTATAAGAGCATCATTCTCCGCAATCTCTATGGTGTCGACATTATGGTCGAAGCGACAGAGATAGCCAAGCTACGTTTGTTCCTAAAGATGGTAGCAGTAGTTGAAGTAGACAAACGTAACCCAAATTTAGGACTCGACCCACTACCAGATATTGACTTCAATATTCGCTGTGGCAATACGCTTGTGGGCTATGCAACGCAAGAGGAATTAGAACGCGACTTGATAGAAGGAGATATGTATGCTCGTGAAGAATTCAAGGAAAAAGTAAACGATGAGATGGACAAGGTGTCACGTACCTACGAAATCTTTAAGAATGTTCAGCTCCATCAAGCTGAAGATATGGCTGCCTTTAAGAAAGCAAAGGGTGAACTATATCAACGCCTTAACACGCTTAACGACTTATTAAACCACAAGATGTATGGTGCAGTAGAATCAACCAAAGGTTATAACGCTTGGTACCAATCTCACCAACCTTTCCACTGGCTTGCTGAATTCTACGAAATTATCAATGAACACGGAGGATTCGACGTGATTATTGGTAATCCGCCGTATGTGGAGTACAATAAAAAAGTTAAAGGAGTAGCTGTATCTGACCTTTACAAATTAGTTGGATACAAAACTCTTTCATGCGGGAACTTATATGCTTATGTACTTGAGCGATCTAAAAATATAATGAGGCAAGAAGGCTACATCAGCATGATTGTCCCATTGAGTGGGCACAGTACAGAAAGAATGGCTCCACTTGTAACGAATTTCTATGAGAAATTCGGTTTGCATCTGCACTTAAACTTAAGTGCAGATGCAAACCCTCAAAAACTCTTTGAGGGTGTGAAGTTCCGTTTGGTTATATTTACTGCAACCAATAATGGAGTTGGGAAATATTCAACCAAATATACACGTTGGTTGGCTGATGAACGCAAGAACCTTTTTAATGCTTTAGTACGTTATAACAGCATTGAAGATTATACTTATCAAAATATTATTCCAAAAATAGCAAGTCCTTTGTTTATCAGCATTGCAAGAAAGATAAAGGAAGAAAAGGTGCAATATTTTGTTGGTATTGGGAATGAGCAGTGCTTGTATCATAATGCCCCCGTAAACTGGATTCGTTCACATACTTTTGTTCCTTACTTTTGCAGTGATAGGGATGGCGAAGGTATAACAACGCAACTTAAATCTGTATCATTTGATAATACAAAACAAGTAAAGGTAGGAAGTTGTATTTTGAATAGTTCACTATTCTTTATATGGTGGATTACTAATTCTGATTGCTATCATCTCAACAAACCTGAAATTGTTAATTTTAGATACCAATATGACAAAGGTATTGAAAAAGCAATATGCTCTGTTGCTGATAGGTTAGCTATAGACATGAAGAAGAAATGCATACGACGCATATATAATTACAAAACAACGGGACGAGTTGAATATGATGAGTTCTATATGAAGCTCTCTAAACCTATCATTAATGAAATAGATAAACTCCTTGCCTCTCATTATGGTTTTACAGAAGAAGAGTTAGATTTCATCATCAACTACGACATTAAATATCGTATGGGTGATGAATTAAATGAAGAATAA
- the argS gene encoding arginine--tRNA ligase, with product MKIEEQITVAALAAVKELYGTEVPEKMIQLQKTRSDFEGNLTLVTFPLLKTSRKKPEDTAQDLGEYLKKNCKAVADFNVVKGFLNLVIAQAAWTELLNDINADEKFGEKRVTDESPLVMIEYSSPNTNKPLHLGHVRNNLLGWSLAQIMEANGNKVVKTNIVNDRGIHICKSMLAWQKWGNGITPEQAGKKGDHLIGDFYVLFDKHYKEECKQLQEQYEKEGLTAEEAKEKAEHEAPLIKEAHDMLVKWEANDPEIRALWEKMNNWVYAGFDETYKALGVGFDKIYYESNTYLVGKKKVEEGLAKGLFIRKEDNSVWADLTNEGLDQKLLLRKDGTSVYMTQDIGTAEMRFNDYPIDKMIYVVGNEQNYHFQVLSILLDRLGFKWGKDLVHFSYGMVELPNGKMKSREGTVVDADDLVASMIENAKSLSEDKVNKLEGITEEEKNEIARIVGMGALKYFILKVDARKNMLFNPEESIDFNGNTGPFIQYTYARIRSILRKAEAQNITLPASLNDDAPLNEKEIALIQKLNDFGAAVAQAGIDYSPSGIANYCYELTKEFNQFYHDYSILNADTEAEKITRLMIAKNVAKVIKNGMALLGIEVPERM from the coding sequence ATGAAGATAGAAGAGCAAATTACCGTTGCTGCACTTGCAGCTGTAAAGGAATTGTATGGAACAGAAGTTCCTGAAAAGATGATTCAGCTGCAGAAGACACGCAGCGACTTCGAGGGTAACCTCACACTCGTCACCTTCCCATTGCTGAAAACTTCACGCAAGAAGCCTGAAGATACGGCACAGGATTTAGGTGAATACCTGAAGAAGAACTGTAAGGCTGTGGCTGACTTCAACGTTGTAAAGGGTTTCCTCAACCTCGTTATTGCACAGGCAGCATGGACAGAACTGTTGAATGATATCAACGCTGACGAAAAGTTTGGCGAGAAGCGTGTGACAGACGAGAGTCCATTGGTGATGATCGAATACTCTTCACCTAACACCAACAAGCCACTTCACCTCGGTCACGTTCGTAACAACCTCCTTGGTTGGTCGTTAGCACAGATTATGGAGGCTAATGGTAACAAGGTGGTTAAGACGAATATCGTTAATGACCGTGGTATCCACATCTGTAAGTCAATGCTGGCTTGGCAGAAATGGGGCAATGGTATCACACCAGAGCAGGCAGGCAAGAAGGGCGACCACTTGATTGGTGACTTCTACGTACTCTTCGACAAGCACTACAAAGAGGAGTGCAAGCAGTTGCAAGAGCAGTATGAGAAGGAGGGATTGACGGCCGAAGAGGCAAAGGAAAAGGCTGAACACGAGGCTCCACTGATTAAGGAGGCACACGACATGCTCGTGAAGTGGGAAGCTAACGACCCAGAGATTCGTGCTTTGTGGGAGAAGATGAACAACTGGGTATATGCTGGTTTCGACGAGACTTACAAAGCGTTGGGCGTTGGATTCGATAAGATTTACTACGAATCAAACACTTATCTTGTTGGTAAGAAGAAGGTGGAAGAAGGTCTTGCAAAGGGTCTTTTTATCCGCAAGGAAGACAACTCTGTATGGGCTGACCTCACCAATGAGGGTTTAGACCAGAAGCTTTTGCTGCGTAAGGACGGTACATCGGTGTATATGACACAAGATATTGGTACGGCAGAGATGCGTTTCAACGACTACCCTATCGACAAGATGATTTATGTCGTTGGTAACGAGCAGAACTACCACTTCCAAGTTCTCTCTATCCTCTTGGACCGTTTAGGCTTCAAGTGGGGTAAAGACCTTGTGCACTTCTCATATGGTATGGTTGAATTGCCAAACGGTAAGATGAAGAGTCGTGAGGGAACAGTTGTCGATGCAGACGATCTTGTTGCATCAATGATTGAGAATGCAAAGAGTCTTAGCGAGGATAAGGTGAATAAGTTAGAAGGTATCACAGAGGAAGAGAAGAACGAGATTGCACGTATTGTGGGCATGGGTGCGCTGAAGTACTTCATCCTTAAAGTTGATGCACGCAAGAATATGCTCTTCAACCCAGAGGAGTCTATCGACTTTAATGGTAACACGGGACCATTCATCCAGTACACTTACGCACGTATCCGTAGTATCCTTCGTAAGGCTGAGGCACAGAACATCACCTTGCCAGCATCACTTAACGACGATGCTCCACTCAATGAGAAGGAGATTGCACTCATCCAGAAGCTCAATGACTTCGGTGCTGCAGTTGCACAGGCTGGTATCGACTATAGCCCAAGTGGTATTGCAAACTACTGCTATGAGCTGACTAAGGAGTTCAACCAGTTCTATCATGACTACAGCATCCTCAACGCTGATACCGAAGCAGAGAAGATTACCCGTCTGATGATTGCCAAGAATGTGGCTAAGGTCATCAAGAATGGTATGGCATTACTCGGTATTGAGGTTCCAGAGAGGATGTAG
- a CDS encoding RNase H family protein, producing the protein MKELVNPPTNRNDTVLPLPLEVRCPSWAVDAACSGNPGPMEYQCVDLQTGARVFHFGPVMGTNNIGEFLAIVHALALMEKQGIKDKVIYSDSYNAILWVNKKRCKTTFVRNAETEELHQIIARAEHWLQTHKVTTPIIKWETKQWGEIPADFGRK; encoded by the coding sequence ATGAAGGAACTTGTAAACCCTCCTACCAACCGTAACGATACCGTATTACCGTTGCCACTTGAGGTGCGATGCCCCTCTTGGGCTGTTGACGCTGCTTGCTCTGGCAACCCAGGACCTATGGAGTATCAATGTGTCGACCTACAAACAGGGGCGAGAGTCTTCCATTTTGGTCCAGTTATGGGAACGAACAACATTGGTGAGTTCCTCGCTATTGTTCATGCTTTGGCACTGATGGAGAAGCAAGGTATCAAGGATAAGGTTATTTATAGCGACTCTTATAATGCTATCTTATGGGTAAACAAAAAACGTTGTAAGACTACTTTTGTCCGCAATGCAGAAACTGAAGAACTCCATCAAATCATTGCTCGTGCGGAACATTGGCTCCAAACGCATAAGGTAACGACACCTATTATAAAGTGGGAAACAAAGCAGTGGGGTGAGATTCCTGCCGACTTTGGAAGGAAATAG
- a CDS encoding enoyl-ACP reductase, producing the protein MSYNLLKGKRGVIFGALNEMSIAWKVAERAVEEGATITLSNTPIAVRMGTVNALSEKLNCEVIPADATNVEDLENVFKRSMEVLGGKIDFVLHSIGMSPNVRKHRTYDDLDYKMLDTTLDISAVSFHKMIQSAKKLDAINDYGSILALSYVAAQRTFYGYNDMADAKALLESIGRSFGYIYGREKHVRINTISQSPTMTTAGSGVKGMDKLFDFADRMSPLGNASADECADYCIVMFSDLTRKVTMQNLYHDGGFSNVGMSLRAMATYEKGLDEYKDENGNIIYG; encoded by the coding sequence ATGAGTTACAACTTATTAAAAGGTAAAAGAGGTGTTATTTTTGGAGCCCTCAACGAGATGTCTATCGCATGGAAAGTTGCTGAAAGAGCAGTTGAGGAAGGTGCAACAATCACTTTGTCAAATACTCCAATCGCAGTAAGAATGGGTACAGTAAATGCACTGTCTGAGAAGTTAAACTGCGAGGTTATTCCTGCTGACGCAACAAACGTTGAGGACTTGGAGAACGTATTCAAGCGCTCAATGGAGGTTTTGGGTGGTAAGATCGACTTCGTTCTGCACTCTATCGGTATGTCACCAAACGTGCGTAAGCACCGTACATACGATGACTTGGACTATAAGATGCTTGACACTACACTGGATATCTCAGCTGTTTCATTCCACAAGATGATTCAGAGTGCTAAGAAACTTGATGCTATCAACGACTATGGTTCAATCCTTGCACTCTCTTACGTAGCTGCTCAGCGTACCTTCTACGGTTACAATGACATGGCTGATGCTAAGGCATTGTTGGAGAGTATCGGTCGTAGCTTCGGTTATATTTATGGTCGTGAGAAGCACGTACGTATCAATACTATTTCTCAGTCGCCAACAATGACAACTGCTGGTTCAGGTGTGAAGGGTATGGATAAACTCTTCGACTTTGCTGATCGTATGTCTCCATTGGGCAACGCAAGTGCTGATGAGTGTGCTGACTATTGTATCGTAATGTTCTCTGACCTCACCCGTAAGGTGACAATGCAGAACCTCTACCACGATGGTGGTTTCTCAAATGTAGGTATGAGCCTCCGCGCTATGGCTACATACGAGAAGGGTCTCGATGAGTATAAGGACGAGAACGGTAATATTATCTACGGATAA
- a CDS encoding DUF2238 domain-containing protein produces the protein MIDKTKLMLVLLVMIVTVITCIHPIYPNEQTLQHIGTVLLLIPLTMDVFRKQLPMSAFIGIVGFTLLHVIGARYIYSYVPYKEWAVSLGLVEKGFFHDPRNHYDRLVHFSFGALMFPYFVYLCRKWVKQQSFVAVVMAWMMIQTGSLIYELFEWLLTIVMTAEEADYYNGQQGDMWDAQKDMALALVGSTGMFLVYAVRSLIRRGK, from the coding sequence ATGATAGATAAAACGAAACTGATGCTTGTTCTGTTGGTAATGATTGTGACGGTCATTACTTGTATTCATCCAATCTATCCGAATGAACAGACGCTGCAGCATATCGGTACTGTGCTGTTATTGATACCTCTGACGATGGATGTCTTTAGAAAACAACTTCCAATGTCGGCATTTATTGGTATTGTTGGTTTTACGTTGCTTCATGTTATTGGCGCGCGTTATATTTATTCATACGTGCCTTATAAAGAGTGGGCTGTATCGTTAGGTTTGGTTGAAAAAGGTTTCTTCCATGACCCACGTAATCATTATGATCGGTTAGTACATTTCTCTTTTGGTGCATTGATGTTCCCTTACTTCGTCTATCTTTGTAGGAAATGGGTAAAACAGCAATCGTTTGTAGCTGTTGTGATGGCGTGGATGATGATTCAAACGGGTAGTTTGATTTACGAGCTATTTGAATGGTTACTGACGATAGTCATGACAGCGGAGGAAGCTGACTATTATAATGGCCAGCAAGGTGATATGTGGGATGCACAGAAGGATATGGCTTTGGCACTGGTTGGCTCTACTGGAATGTTCTTAGTATATGCTGTTCGTAGCCTTATCAGAAGGGGCAAATAG